From the Pongo pygmaeus isolate AG05252 chromosome X, NHGRI_mPonPyg2-v2.0_pri, whole genome shotgun sequence genome, one window contains:
- the C1GALT1C1 gene encoding C1GALT1-specific chaperone 1, which translates to MLSESSSFLKGVMLGSIFCALITMLGHIRIGHGNRMHHHEHHHLQAPNKEDILKISEDERMELSKSFRVYCIILVKPKDVSLWAAVKETWTKHCDKAEFFSSENVKVFESINMDTNDMWLMMRKAYKYAFDKYRDQYNWFFLARPTTFAIIENLKYFLLKKDPSQPFYLGHTIKSGDLEYVGMEGGIVLSIESMKRLNSLLSIPEKCPEQGGMIWKTSEDKQLAVCLKYAGVFAENAEDADGKDVFNTKSVGLSIKEAMTYHPNQVVEGCCSDMAVTFNGLTPNQMHVMMYGVYRLRAFGHIFNDALVFLPPNGSDND; encoded by the coding sequence ATGCTTTCTGAAAGCAGCTCCTTTTTGAAGGGTGTGATGCTTGGAAGCATTTTCTGTGCTTTGATCACTATGCTAGGACACATTAGGATTGGTCATGGAAATAGAATGCACCACCATGAGCATCATCACCTACAAGCTCCTAACAAAGAAGATATCTTGAAAATTTCAGAGGATGAGCGCATGGAGCTCAGTAAGAGCTTTCGAGTATACTGTATTATCCTTGTAAAACCCAAAGATGTGAGTCTTTGGGCTGCAGTAAAGGAGACTTGGACCAAACACTGTGACAAAGCAGAGTTCTTCAGTTCTGAAAATGTTAAAGTGTTTGAGTCAATTAATATGGACACAAATGACATGTGGTTAATGATGAGAAAAGCTTACAAATACGCCTTTGATAAGTATAGAGACCAATACAACTGGTTCTTCCTTGCACGCCCCACTACGTTTGCTATCATTGAAAACCTAAagtattttttgttaaaaaaggaTCCATCACAGCCTTTCTATCTAGGCCACACTATAAAATCTGGAGACCTTGAATATGTGGGTATGGAAGGAGGAATTGTCTTAAGTATAGAATCAATGAAAAGACTTAACAGCCTTCTCAGTATCCCTGAAAAGTGTCCTGAACAGGGAGGGATGATTTGGAAGACATCTGAAGATAAACAGCTAGCAGTTTGCCTGAAATATGCTGGAGTGTTTGCAGAAAATGCAGAAGATGCTGATGGAAAAGATGTATTTAATACCAAATCTGTTGGGCTTTCTATTAAAGAGGCAATGACTTATCACCCCAACCAGGTAGtagaaggctgttgttcagatatGGCTGTTACTTTTAATGGACTGACTCCAAATCAGATGCATGTGATGATGTATGGGGTATACCGCCTTAGGGCATTTGGGCACATTTTCAATGATGCATTGGTTTTCTTACCTCCAAATGGTTCTGACAATGACTGA